The genomic interval acgcattagcaagaaaagaacaagtgatccaatctcacgctgggcaagggacttgaagagaaacttctctgaagaagacagacgcatggcctacagacatatgaaaaatgctcatcatctttaatcatcagagaaatgcaaatcaaaactactttgagataccatctaactccagtaagattagcccatatcacaaaatcccaagaccaaagatgttggtgtggatgttgagaaaagggaaaacttctacactgctggtgggaatgcaaattaatacattccttttggaaagatgtttggagaacatttagagatctaaaaataaacctccattcaatcctataattcctctactgggtatatatccagaagacctaaaaccacattataacaaagatatttgtaccagaatgtttattgcagcccaattcataattgctaagtcatggaagaagcccaacccattgatccatgaatggattaataagttgtggtatatgtacaccgtggaatattatgcagccttaaagaaagatggagtcttcacctctttcatgtttacatggatggagctggaacatattcttcttaataaagtatctcaagaatggaagagaaagtatccaaggtactcagccctactgtgaaactaatttatagctttcatataaaagctataacctaattataacctaagcatatggggaaaggggaaagggaggggaggggagatgggaagatgggcagatagagggtaattggtgggaccacacctaccgtgcatcttacaagggtacatgtgaaacttactaaatgtagaatataaatttcttaacacaataactaagaaaatgccaggaaggctatgtaaaccagtgtgataaaaatacatcaaatggtatataaaaccagtgtatggtgccctatgattgcattaatgtacacagctatgatttaataataaataaattttaaaaaaagaaatacaactgtGGTCCCCACTCCTGGGCCTGTTAGGAGCTGGGCTGCACAGCAAGAGGTGAGCTGTAGGCAAGTGagcagcttcatctgtatttacatcTACTCCCATTGTTCACGTCATGGCCTGAGCTCTTCCTCATGTCAGATCAGCCGttgcattagattctcacagaaaCACAAACCCTATTGTAAattgtgcatgtgagggatctaggttgtgcactccttatgagaatcttatgcctgatgatctgaggggggagctgaggtggtgatgcaagcactgggaccatctagttgcaggaaaacaagctcaatGCTCCTATTGATTCTGCATTACAGGGAGTTGTATAATGATTTCAtgatatattacaatgtaatagtaatagaaacaaagtgCACTATAAATGTAATGGacttgaatcatcccaaaacaattcctcccacccccagttcCAGCAAATATTATCTTCCATGTAACCAGTCCCTGGTACCAAAGGTTGGGGACAACTATCTTACAAgaccaagtgttggtgagaatttGGAACAACTTGAATTCTTGTGCACTGCTGCTGAGAGCCTAGATCCAGTTTCAGAAACTGTTTTGCAGTTTCTTACAGAAATTGTTAAGGACTATGCTAAAATTTGCAGAATTAGCACAGAACTGGAAAAGGCACAAATGTCTTTCAATGGGAGAATGAAAAACTGCATTAGACTTCTATAACAGACTACTGCAAAACAGTATGAAAAACACGTCTCTGACACAGAGAATagcatggatgaatctcagaaacatattgagaaaaaaaaaagacgagaAAGAAACACATACCATATTCTAttcaaaacaaggaaaaataattttagatgctagaaataaaaatacttgtttCTCTTAGGGTAGGATATTGACTGGGAAGGAGCACAAAGAAATTTATGATGGAAAGGAATGTTATGACTAGTGGTTGAATAGTGGTTACACAGTTGTTTACATATGTAAAAAGTTATCCATCTGTGCAGTTAAGATTTGTGCATTTTATACAAAGAAATTATGTCCCCATAAGGAAAATAtcaagataaaaaacaaacaaaagcaaagaaaacaggagtgttaaaaagcatttttgtTGCTCAAATCTGTCTTTCTTGATATATATAACTTGGGAATTTACAAATTTTATAACCCTGGGGCAATCATGGTAGAGCTATCAGTGAAGACTTCTGCAGAGGACTGTGTAGATTATTGGTAATGATGGCAATATGTTACCATCCTCAGTGACGTAGTAATTACAATACACTTCTACTGAATTTTTCCATTCTCAACATCGAACAATTAATTGTCCCCTGGTAACCTGCTATGATTTTtagttcctttccttttttcaggCTCTTGTAATAAAGTCTGGGTGTTGTTTTGGACCTTGTGTGACCTCACTGGTATGATAAATAACCCTGTGGTAAATTGATCCTTAGGGCATTTACATGTATTTCCATTTATGACTGCAATGATGCTTATCTAATCAGATAGTGAAGAGTCAGTAGTTGATGGAAAAGTGGGTAACAGAACCTATGAGCAAGGAATTTGACCTATATTGTCTCTTTTTCCTGAGTCTCTTTTGGGATAAACACACAATCAACCGCACTCGATGTTCATGATGGACTGTGTCAAAATGTCTCatagaataaatacaaatatattcagGAATTCTAAAGAGTCACACCAGCAAATGCTACTGCAGATTTGGGGCATCCTGACAGTCTAGGACTTATCAGCCAGATCAGCATAAAGGAAGGCTCTATTAGTCCTCCAGAGTTTGGAAATCTGTCTTTCTTGAACATAATTAGCCTGAACAATTTCCTATTGGTTTAAGACATAAGTcatccatggattttttttttataggacaAATAGAGGGGCATCTCAGTTAAGagtgttcttttattttctcttttttccattaGCCCAGGAGAACAATCCTGGTTTGTTGGAAGACAAAGGAGACACACGATTGAAGAAGCTGTTTCCTATGAGCTACTTCTTGGTGAGTACTTAACCACGGAGATGATTTGCAGTCTAATGGGTCAATTATATCAACCAGGGACTAGTTGTGCTTAAGCCAGTGTAGTAGATCATGTATAGTTAAAGCAACAGATTTGGCCAAATCCAATATCTAAATGACGTACTTAAATGAAGTACATATCTTTAATTATGTTCAGAATGGCAACTGCAAGCCTGATTCACTAGAAGCCCAGATCCCCTCCCCAAAGATCGAGTATCAGTTCATGTGGTTTCTGGCTGGatattggttttttttgttgttgttttgtttgagacagagtctcattatgtcgccctcggtagagtgctatagtgtcacagctcacaacaatctcaaacgcctgagctcaagcgattctcttgcctcagcctcccaagaagccgGGACTACACAAAGCCACgcaaattttgttttggttttttttttctgtaattgtcattgttgtttggcaggcccgggcctggttcaaacccaccagttccagtgtatgtggccggtaccctagccgctgagctacaggcactgagccaggtattggctttttaaaatagttaatattcCTCTCAGGATTGCAATGGGCATCCAGGTGTGATTCCAAAAACACTAGAATTTTCCAGTGTAACAATATTcccagaaggaaagggaaagtttAAGAATGATTTAtgactaaaagcagaaaaaagcactGCCATTCTGCTAACAAGGAGAGGGCTCCTGACTCCCTATTTTATGTTTATCCATTCAGTTAGAACAACGAAGTCATGTAACTATTATTCCCCCATCTTTAGACATGATTGCTTTTAAAGCCATGGGCTGGGTAGTTATGGTTTCTATGAGAATGAGCTTTCTTGCTCACTAGAGGGTCTTAAGCAAATGGACTTCAGAAAACTAAAGAGTTAAAAGATAGtaacagaaacatattttttcatGCTTTATATTTTCAGATGGCTAAAGGCAGTACATAGGCGTGCTTTATAGAATCATGTCATACCAGAAATGTAGAAACTTATGCTGTAACcccatgaaaaaataatttttgaaagatgaCAGCCTTCATTATTATCTATTACTTTTATTATCCTGttaatgttcattttttattgtttacctTATAAGGAGTATTATTCTAAGAGATTATTTTCCAGAGGAGCTTAAGGTACACAAcaaatttattctcaaaaatgAAGCCAAAAGAATAAACCTtcaatttttacaatttaagaaggtaaaatttcaaataattttaaataaaatatttaaacaaagaaaatgttcagaATGGCAACTGCAAGcaaacagtgttttatttttttaaatagtggccATCAATTAAATTCCTCATTTTTCAATTATGCTATTAGATAATATGTAATTTGCCTAAAGGATCAGAGAGCGTTGACAACcaacagagaaatggaaacaatgaTAAAGAGGAGGAATGAGACAGCAGTCCAGGAGTTCATTCTGGAGGGGTTTCCTGCTGTCCAGCACCTGGGAAACGTCCTGTTCCTGGTGCACCTGCTGGCGTACCTGGCCTCCCTCACAGGAAACACCCTCATCATCTCCATCACCTGGGCCAACCATCGTCTCCACACACCAATGTACATTTTACTCAGCAGTTTCTCCTTCTGTGAATGTGGTTTTATCACCACAGTTATTCCTAAATTGctggtcatttttcttttaggaaGGGAAGCAATTCCCTTTACTGCTTGTCTCACacaagccttttcttttttatttctggggGCAACACTTTTCTTCCTCATGGCTGCCATGTCCTTGGATCGATACCTGGCCATTTGCAAGCCTCTACACTACCCGACCATCATGAATCTCAGGGTTTGtttctttctggttttcttcTGCTATACTTTGTCCTTCATCACCCTCACTGGTCTGATCATTGAGGTTTCCCAGCTGTCCTTCTGTGGCCCCAATGTCATCCCTCATTTCTTCTGTGATCTTGGCTCCTTAATACATCTCTCTTGTTCTGAAACTAGACCTGTTGAAATGTTGGCCTTTGGCCTCACTTCCTTTATCCTTTTTTCAACCTTCGTTATAACCGTCATTGCATACAGCAATATAGTAGTCACAATCCTGCATCTCCCATCAGCCAAGGAGCGGCAGAAAGCTTTCTCcacctgctcctcccacctccttgtCCTCTCTCTGATGTATGGCAGCTGTGTCTTCATATACGTGAAACCAAACCAGACAGACAGACTGGACTCCAACAGAGAGGCTGCTCTTGTGAACACAGTGGTGACTCCACTGCTGAACCCAGTCATCTACACTCTGCGGAACAAGCAGGTTCACCAGGCTCTGAGGGATGCTGTGTATAGGCTGAAACTACAGAAATAGGATCATAGGTTGGTGGAGAGGAAATAGTTCTCCTTGGTCATCTAATTCACTTTCCCACCATGGTGGAAACCTTCTCCATGAAGTCTACATAGAAAGCGATCTAGATTATGCTAATATTCAGCTACATCGATGTTATCTTATTTTGCAGTTCAATGCCTTTCACTATTTGATTATTCAAATTAGTTCTCTGTACTATGATAAAATTATCCTCCTCAATTTCAACTCATTAGTCTTGTATGGGTTCAATTCAGACAACACTTATGGAGAATCTAATATACAGAAATCAAATAATATGAAGTGTTTAAGCCAAGAGTAAAGTTTCTAATGATATTTATTATAGTTGATGATATATTCTTTCCCTCGAACCTTCTAACCCCTAAGAATAGTTAGATAGTAACTCCTTTATTACCACTTTATTTATTCAAggcaatatttgaaaatttcataAAGGCCTAATATAGTAGCCAAATGAAATTAATGGCAATTCCTCAATTCTTTATGTAAACAAATCAATAGTACACTTACTATTTGCTCTCTCTGAATCCATTGGTTTAGAGATACAAATAGTTTTCTCTACCTCAAGATTGTCAATATGGGCATTTTCACTTTACCATCTTCTGGCCGTatcaaaaaaatattataaaatatctttaatcCTTCCATGAAccataaacaaaattgaaaaacttttaaatgcATGGAATTTTCCCTGTAATTGATGTTGTCAAGTCCT from Nycticebus coucang isolate mNycCou1 chromosome 3, mNycCou1.pri, whole genome shotgun sequence carries:
- the LOC128580500 gene encoding olfactory receptor 6C75-like, whose amino-acid sequence is METMIKRRNETAVQEFILEGFPAVQHLGNVLFLVHLLAYLASLTGNTLIISITWANHRLHTPMYILLSSFSFCECGFITTVIPKLLVIFLLGREAIPFTACLTQAFSFLFLGATLFFLMAAMSLDRYLAICKPLHYPTIMNLRVCFFLVFFCYTLSFITLTGLIIEVSQLSFCGPNVIPHFFCDLGSLIHLSCSETRPVEMLAFGLTSFILFSTFVITVIAYSNIVVTILHLPSAKERQKAFSTCSSHLLVLSLMYGSCVFIYVKPNQTDRLDSNREAALVNTVVTPLLNPVIYTLRNKQVHQALRDAVYRLKLQK